In Clostridium sporogenes, one genomic interval encodes:
- the hemB gene encoding porphobilinogen synthase — translation MFRRHRRLRENEAIRAMVRETVIREEDFIYPMFVVEGENIKEEISSLPGNYHYSIDRLEELVENVRKSGIKGIMIFGVPDHKDECGSAAFDDNGIVQKGIRRLKELMPELYIVADVCMCQYTSHGHCGIIHGHNVDNDESLKYLAKISLSYAKAGADMIAPSDMMDGRVYAIRKILDENNFKHVGIMAYSAKYCSAFYGPFREAANSAPQFGDRKTYQMDPANGREAMLEIEDDINEGADIVMVKPALPYLDVIRMAKDRFEFPLAAYNVSGEYAMVKSAAKAGLIDERRVALEMLTSIKRAGADIIITYYAFEASAWLKEDRK, via the coding sequence ATGTTTAGAAGACACAGAAGATTAAGAGAAAATGAAGCAATAAGAGCTATGGTAAGGGAAACAGTGATTAGAGAAGAGGATTTTATATATCCAATGTTTGTGGTAGAGGGAGAAAATATTAAAGAAGAAATATCCTCATTACCAGGAAATTATCATTATTCTATAGATAGATTAGAAGAATTAGTAGAGAATGTAAGAAAATCAGGCATAAAAGGTATAATGATATTTGGAGTACCAGATCATAAAGATGAATGCGGTTCCGCAGCTTTTGATGATAATGGAATAGTTCAAAAGGGTATAAGAAGATTAAAAGAATTAATGCCAGAATTATATATAGTTGCAGATGTATGTATGTGCCAATATACAAGTCATGGACATTGCGGAATAATTCATGGTCATAATGTAGATAATGATGAATCATTAAAATATTTAGCAAAAATATCTTTGTCTTATGCAAAAGCCGGTGCAGATATGATAGCTCCTTCAGATATGATGGATGGAAGGGTCTATGCTATAAGAAAAATATTAGATGAAAATAATTTTAAACATGTAGGTATAATGGCTTATAGTGCAAAATATTGTTCAGCTTTCTATGGCCCTTTCAGAGAAGCAGCTAATTCAGCACCACAATTTGGAGACAGAAAAACTTATCAAATGGATCCAGCAAACGGAAGAGAAGCAATGCTTGAAATAGAAGACGATATAAATGAAGGTGCAGATATAGTAATGGTAAAACCAGCTCTACCATACTTGGATGTTATAAGAATGGCAAAGGATAGATTTGAATTTCCATTAGCCGCGTACAATGTAAGTGGAGAATATGCTATGGTAAAATCAGCAGCAAAAGCAGGATTAATAGATGAAAGAAGAGTAGCCCTAGAAATGCTAACATCAATAAAAAGAGCAGGAGCAGATATAATAATAACTTATTATGCATTTGAAGCAAGTGCTTGGTTAAAAGAAGACAGAAAATAA
- a CDS encoding transcription initiation factor TFIIIB, whose protein sequence is MEDNKKCPTCGCEDIGEGEQRGYGAMWPIGGSLFSSSEVIADICTECGYILSMRVKNPEKFKD, encoded by the coding sequence ATGGAAGATAATAAAAAGTGTCCAACCTGTGGATGTGAAGACATAGGTGAAGGTGAGCAACGTGGATATGGTGCCATGTGGCCCATTGGTGGAAGTTTGTTTAGTAGTTCTGAAGTTATAGCAGATATTTGTACAGAATGTGGCTATATTTTATCTATGAGAGTAAAAAATCCAGAAAAATTTAAAGACTAA
- the cobA gene encoding uroporphyrinogen-III C-methyltransferase, translated as MSKVYLIGAGPGDEELITLKSIRALKKCTAVMYDRLANGELLKYLAPSCEIYYCGKEPGCHYKSQDEINKMLVKLAKEGHIVGRIKGGDPYVFGRGGEEALDLLEENIEFEVIPGVTSPVSVLNYAGIPITHRGISRGFHIFTAMTKDKLDIDWKSVVNIGGTLVFLMGLGRLELIVKGLIENGMDKKSKIAVVMKGTTSKQKKVIGNLENIVEKVKEAKLESPVIIVVGEVVSFSDKLNWYEKKPLFGRNICITRTKEQAKELKVQLLDLGAEVTEINSIEIKNTEENLNPYLNILKEYDYIALTSVNAVKIFFDYLIKENIDIRNINAKFAAIGPATSEAIRIRGIMPSIKSKHFVAESLFEEMRKHIQKRDKILVPRSKDARPFLVDALRKEGCTVDEVHIYETLCGQCTYTERFENADTVLFTSPSTVRNMISMVGIDSIKEKNIIAIGPITAKELDKNNIECSICDEYSINGIIDKLLNLN; from the coding sequence ATGAGTAAAGTATATTTAATTGGTGCAGGGCCAGGAGATGAAGAATTAATAACGTTAAAATCTATAAGAGCCCTAAAAAAATGTACTGCAGTTATGTATGATAGATTAGCAAATGGAGAATTGTTAAAATATTTAGCACCAAGTTGTGAAATTTATTATTGTGGAAAAGAACCAGGCTGTCATTATAAAAGCCAGGATGAAATAAATAAAATGCTAGTTAAATTAGCAAAAGAAGGTCATATTGTAGGAAGAATAAAAGGTGGAGATCCCTATGTATTTGGAAGAGGGGGAGAAGAAGCCTTAGATCTCTTGGAGGAAAATATAGAATTTGAAGTTATACCAGGAGTAACTTCTCCAGTGTCTGTACTAAATTATGCAGGAATTCCTATAACCCATAGAGGAATATCAAGGGGATTTCACATTTTTACAGCTATGACTAAGGATAAATTAGATATAGATTGGAAATCCGTAGTTAATATAGGGGGAACCTTAGTATTTTTAATGGGACTTGGAAGATTAGAATTAATAGTTAAAGGTCTTATAGAAAATGGAATGGATAAAAAAAGTAAGATAGCAGTAGTTATGAAAGGCACTACCTCAAAGCAAAAAAAAGTTATAGGTAACTTAGAAAATATAGTAGAAAAAGTAAAAGAAGCTAAACTAGAGTCACCAGTAATAATAGTAGTAGGAGAAGTAGTTAGTTTTTCAGATAAATTAAATTGGTATGAAAAAAAGCCATTATTCGGAAGAAATATATGTATAACCCGTACAAAGGAGCAAGCTAAGGAGTTAAAAGTTCAACTTTTAGATTTAGGGGCTGAGGTTACAGAAATAAATTCTATAGAAATAAAAAATACAGAGGAGAACCTAAATCCTTATTTAAATATATTAAAAGAATATGATTATATAGCTTTAACCAGTGTAAATGCAGTTAAAATATTTTTTGATTATTTAATTAAAGAAAATATAGATATTAGAAATATTAATGCTAAATTTGCAGCTATAGGACCAGCTACTAGTGAGGCAATAAGGATAAGAGGAATAATGCCAAGCATTAAGTCAAAGCATTTTGTAGCAGAGAGTCTTTTTGAAGAAATGAGAAAGCATATACAAAAGCGGGATAAGATACTTGTGCCTCGTTCAAAAGATGCAAGACCCTTTCTTGTGGATGCATTAAGAAAAGAAGGTTGTACTGTGGATGAAGTACATATATATGAAACCTTATGTGGACAATGTACATACACTGAAAGATTTGAAAATGCAGACACAGTATTATTTACAAGTCCATCTACTGTTAGAAATATGATTTCCATGGTGGGGATAGATAGTATAAAAGAAAAAAATATTATAGCAATAGGTCCTATTACAGCCAAAGAATTAGATAAAAATAATATAGAATGCAGTATTTGTGATGAATATTCTATAAATGGCATAATAGATAAACTTTTAAACCTTAATTAG
- the hemC gene encoding hydroxymethylbilane synthase: MNFVIATRRSKLAQVQTEIIIDLLNKKHDIECEKLLIETVGDKILEVSLDKIGGKGLFVKDIEVAMLEQRADAAVHSMKDVPYEMPKGFEIIAIPEREDVRDAFISLDNIKFKDLREGAKIGTSSRRREAQLKLLRPDLDIVPIRGNVQTRIEKIKKENLDGIILAVAGLKRVNLDHLITDYFDTKEMVPAIGQGALGIEVMEEHPKKELFKDLDHYNSKICVLAERAFMRELDGDCHSTIGAYASIKDNIMHIIGIFERKNKIIKKEITGTKDQYEKLGIALAEHILKD, from the coding sequence TTGAATTTTGTAATAGCTACAAGAAGAAGTAAGCTTGCTCAGGTGCAAACAGAAATAATAATAGATTTATTAAATAAAAAGCATGATATAGAATGTGAAAAATTATTGATAGAAACCGTAGGAGATAAAATATTAGAAGTATCTTTAGATAAAATAGGTGGCAAAGGCCTATTTGTTAAAGACATAGAAGTAGCTATGTTAGAACAAAGGGCAGATGCAGCAGTACATAGTATGAAGGATGTACCCTATGAAATGCCTAAGGGCTTTGAAATAATAGCTATTCCTGAAAGAGAAGATGTAAGAGATGCCTTTATATCCTTAGATAATATAAAATTTAAGGATTTAAGAGAAGGTGCTAAAATCGGTACAAGTAGTAGGAGAAGAGAAGCCCAGCTAAAGCTTCTACGCCCAGATTTAGATATTGTTCCTATAAGAGGAAATGTTCAAACTAGGATAGAGAAAATAAAAAAAGAAAATCTAGATGGAATAATATTAGCAGTAGCAGGCCTTAAAAGGGTAAATTTAGATCATTTAATTACAGATTATTTTGATACAAAAGAAATGGTACCCGCAATCGGACAAGGTGCCTTAGGTATAGAAGTTATGGAAGAGCATCCTAAAAAGGAGTTATTTAAAGATTTAGATCATTATAATTCAAAAATATGTGTTTTAGCAGAGAGAGCCTTTATGAGAGAATTGGATGGAGATTGCCATTCAACTATAGGAGCCTATGCATCTATAAAAGATAATATAATGCATATAATAGGCATATTCGAAAGAAAAAATAAAATTATTAAAAAAGAAATTACAGGAACTAAAGATCAGTATGAAAAATTAGGCATAGCCCTAGCAGAGCATATACTAAAGGACTAA
- a CDS encoding NAD(P)-dependent oxidoreductase: MQEKYNFIALKSRRIRILIVGGGRAAFIKGKAFLDRGCSLYILAPNFSRGILNLKTYDNVEFIKNNYDEKYILDKHLVVIATEDEEVNNEIRNNCDALSKLYIDCSDKDKSLCFNSFQRESKTMVLALNNKIGCPKATSFIGEKIKRDLEKYDNYIEYVTYIRSITKNNPMKDEIIDFICSNDFHFFFEKGYGNLILSMFFPRLNNSNTDF; encoded by the coding sequence TTGCAGGAAAAATATAATTTTATTGCTTTAAAGTCTAGAAGAATAAGAATATTAATAGTAGGAGGCGGAAGGGCAGCTTTTATAAAAGGGAAAGCTTTTTTAGATAGAGGATGTAGTTTATATATACTAGCTCCTAACTTTTCAAGGGGTATATTAAATTTAAAAACCTACGATAATGTAGAATTTATAAAAAATAATTATGATGAAAAATACATATTAGATAAGCATTTAGTTGTTATAGCTACAGAAGATGAAGAAGTAAATAATGAAATAAGAAATAATTGTGATGCATTGAGTAAACTATACATAGATTGTTCTGATAAAGATAAAAGCCTATGTTTTAACAGTTTTCAAAGGGAAAGTAAAACTATGGTGTTAGCTTTAAATAACAAAATAGGTTGTCCAAAAGCTACTTCTTTTATAGGAGAAAAAATAAAAAGAGACTTAGAAAAATATGATAATTATATAGAATATGTAACATATATAAGAAGCATCACAAAAAATAATCCTATGAAAGATGAAATTATAGATTTTATCTGCAGCAATGATTTTCACTTCTTTTTTGAAAAGGGGTATGGTAATCTAATCTTATCAATGTTTTTTCCTAGACTCAACAATTCTAATACTGATTTTTAA
- the cbiQ gene encoding cobalt ECF transporter T component CbiQ encodes MLLSKTSKLSNIHPLEKTVLSIIPIVILGFTQNYIIVFCNILFFLFMNLISKNNKKIFIKITLEVTAFAAISSITFVFDYGIVYTLTLILKSVSAGLCLSFFSLTTPIDDMLYCLGKKEYLKDICDIAKGMERFLVVINDEYNILYSSIKSRGGFDSFKLKIRNTGKMAALLFINTLSRWKIIKEGLDSRGYVGYMSYLDRNFDFSYIRFFSILTYIILILLLVIFFK; translated from the coding sequence ATGCTTCTATCAAAAACCAGTAAACTTTCTAATATACATCCTTTAGAAAAGACAGTTTTGAGCATAATCCCAATTGTAATTTTGGGATTTACTCAAAACTACATAATTGTTTTTTGCAATATTTTATTTTTCCTATTTATGAACCTCATTTCTAAAAATAATAAAAAAATATTTATAAAAATAACTCTAGAAGTAACAGCTTTTGCAGCAATATCTTCTATAACCTTTGTTTTTGATTATGGAATTGTATATACATTAACACTTATACTTAAAAGTGTAAGTGCAGGATTATGTCTTTCATTTTTTTCTCTTACAACACCTATAGATGATATGCTTTATTGCCTGGGCAAGAAAGAATATTTGAAAGATATCTGTGATATTGCCAAGGGAATGGAAAGATTCTTAGTAGTTATAAATGATGAATATAATATTTTATATAGTTCTATAAAATCTAGAGGTGGATTTGATAGCTTTAAACTTAAAATTAGAAATACAGGAAAAATGGCGGCCCTTCTTTTTATAAATACATTAAGTCGATGGAAAATAATAAAAGAAGGATTAGACAGTAGAGGATATGTAGGATATATGTCTTATTTAGATAGAAATTTTGATTTTTCTTATATAAGATTTTTTAGTATACTCACCTATATTATTTTAATACTATTATTAGTAATATTTTTTAAATAA
- a CDS encoding energy-coupling factor ABC transporter substrate-binding protein — translation MKKQNIIITIVSVVVILASLFIGGARGGEFAGADDQAEGVIEEMNKDYEPWFNSLWEPPSGEIESLLFASQAALGAGVIGYYIGKKKNAKNNNASIKNQ, via the coding sequence ATGAAAAAACAAAATATTATTATAACCATAGTATCTGTAGTAGTTATACTTGCTTCTTTGTTTATAGGAGGAGCAAGAGGTGGAGAATTTGCAGGAGCTGATGACCAAGCAGAAGGTGTTATAGAAGAAATGAATAAAGATTATGAACCTTGGTTTAATAGCCTTTGGGAGCCACCATCAGGAGAAATAGAAAGTTTATTATTTGCATCACAAGCGGCATTAGGAGCTGGAGTTATAGGATATTATATAGGTAAAAAGAAGAATGCTAAGAACAATAATGCTTCTATCAAAAACCAGTAA
- a CDS encoding energy-coupling factor ABC transporter permease produces MKKKYLFLLTTALVLALSQNAYAMHIAEGFLPPKWAALYFVLSAPFIVIGVKHIRQKTRKNKDLKMLLAVVAAYAFILSAMKIPSVTGSCSHPTGTGLGAIIFGPFVASVVGLIVLLFQAILLAHGGITTLGANIFSMGIVGPIVSYLIYKGLKNKNQKLAVFLAASLGDLATYTVTSLQLALSFPAKTGGVMAAFAKFATIFSLTQIPLAIIEGLITIMIFEFMMKYSKEELKTLSEV; encoded by the coding sequence ATGAAAAAGAAGTATTTATTTTTATTAACGACCGCACTTGTACTAGCTTTGTCACAAAATGCATATGCCATGCATATTGCAGAAGGGTTTTTACCGCCTAAGTGGGCAGCACTATATTTTGTTTTAAGTGCACCCTTTATAGTAATAGGTGTAAAACACATAAGACAAAAAACCAGAAAGAATAAGGATCTAAAGATGTTATTAGCAGTAGTTGCAGCTTATGCCTTTATACTATCTGCTATGAAAATACCATCAGTTACAGGTAGTTGTTCACATCCAACAGGAACAGGTCTTGGGGCCATAATATTTGGACCCTTTGTAGCATCAGTGGTAGGATTAATAGTGCTTTTGTTTCAAGCCATATTATTAGCCCATGGTGGAATAACAACCCTTGGAGCTAATATTTTTTCTATGGGAATAGTAGGACCTATAGTATCTTATTTAATATATAAAGGATTGAAAAACAAAAATCAAAAATTAGCTGTGTTTTTGGCAGCAAGCTTAGGAGATTTAGCTACGTATACTGTTACATCATTACAGTTAGCACTATCTTTCCCAGCAAAAACAGGAGGAGTTATGGCTGCTTTTGCTAAATTTGCGACCATATTTTCTTTAACTCAAATACCACTAGCTATTATAGAAGGATTAATAACTATAATGATTTTTGAGTTTATGATGAAATACTCAAAAGAAGAATTAAAAACTTTAAGTGAGGTATAG
- a CDS encoding pyridoxal phosphate-dependent aminotransferase codes for MHGGDIYTEGILKGKELIDFSSNINPLGLPASFKDNLQEALNWIQVYPDIQYRNLKRNLTDYLSFSLGYFYKEKVDKLNIKEENLVLGNGAVEIIDLAISNLNSISILVPSFVEYELCAKKWNVQIDYCNLNEDMTYNYENIKKSLEKTEGIILGNPNNPNGSVIDKEKFIYILDYCEKNNKIVILDEAFIEFTGKNSFSFLNLCERYKCIFIIRALTKFFSMPGIRFGYGISFNNEFLNKIREKQNPWNINCFAEIAVKYVLKDEDFIEKSINYIEKEKIFMHENLKKCDLFHSVYSTYSNFVLCKLKDITGDELKNRLLEKGFVLRVCKDFKNLNNNYVRFAIKTRELNQALVNILKEIK; via the coding sequence ATGCATGGTGGAGATATTTATACAGAAGGAATTTTAAAAGGAAAAGAACTTATAGATTTTAGTTCTAATATAAACCCTTTAGGATTGCCAGCTAGTTTTAAAGATAATTTACAGGAAGCTCTAAATTGGATACAAGTTTATCCTGATATTCAGTATAGAAATTTAAAAAGAAATTTAACAGACTATTTAAGTTTTTCTCTAGGTTATTTTTATAAAGAAAAAGTAGACAAACTTAATATAAAGGAAGAAAATTTGGTTCTAGGTAATGGAGCGGTAGAAATAATCGATTTAGCCATAAGTAATTTAAATAGTATATCTATTTTAGTGCCTTCCTTTGTGGAATATGAATTATGTGCGAAAAAATGGAATGTACAAATAGATTATTGCAATTTAAATGAGGATATGACATATAACTATGAAAATATAAAAAAATCCTTAGAAAAAACAGAAGGAATAATATTGGGAAATCCTAATAATCCTAATGGATCAGTAATAGATAAAGAAAAGTTTATATACATATTAGATTACTGTGAAAAAAATAATAAAATTGTAATTTTAGATGAAGCTTTTATAGAGTTTACAGGAAAGAATTCCTTTAGTTTTTTAAACTTATGTGAAAGATATAAATGCATTTTTATAATAAGGGCTTTAACTAAGTTTTTTTCTATGCCAGGCATAAGATTTGGTTATGGAATAAGTTTTAATAATGAATTTTTAAATAAAATAAGGGAAAAGCAAAACCCCTGGAATATAAATTGCTTTGCAGAAATTGCAGTTAAATATGTTTTAAAGGATGAAGATTTCATAGAAAAGTCCATAAATTATATAGAAAAAGAAAAAATATTTATGCATGAGAATCTAAAAAAATGTGATTTGTTTCATAGTGTATATAGTACTTACAGCAATTTTGTACTTTGTAAGTTAAAGGATATTACAGGAGATGAGCTTAAAAATAGGCTTTTAGAGAAAGGATTTGTTCTAAGGGTTTGCAAGGATTTTAAAAATTTAAATAATAATTATGTAAGATTTGCAATAAAAACTAGAGAACTTAATCAGGCTTTAGTAAATATTTTAAAGGAAATAAAGTAA
- the cbiB gene encoding adenosylcobinamide-phosphate synthase CbiB, with protein MYLNVTANFVDIIIAVFIDWIIGDPHWFPHPVIYIGRLINFLEKKFRAKVKNEENLKLYGEVIVMIVCFASFLIPFMLLQAFKFNFYIYHGLNILIIWTTLAAKCLHEEAIKIYHALYKENIEDARLKLSYIVGRETKDLIENEIIRADVETVAENASDGIIAPLFYAMIGGAPLAMMYKGINTMDSMLGYLNDEYKYIGFFPAKVDDVFNFIPARLTGILMCISAPVVGGNPFKSFKIMIRDRKNHKSPNCAYPEGATAAALKIQLGGTNVYFGQVVEKPTIGDKIKELAPIHIKESIKLMYASEALMIVMCAIIFKLYS; from the coding sequence ATGTATTTAAATGTAACTGCAAATTTTGTAGATATAATTATAGCGGTTTTTATAGATTGGATTATTGGAGATCCTCATTGGTTTCCCCATCCAGTTATATACATAGGGAGGCTTATTAATTTTTTAGAAAAAAAATTTAGAGCTAAAGTGAAAAATGAGGAAAATTTAAAGCTTTATGGTGAAGTAATTGTAATGATAGTGTGCTTTGCTAGTTTTTTAATCCCATTTATGCTTTTGCAAGCTTTTAAATTTAATTTTTATATTTATCATGGGCTAAATATTTTAATAATATGGACAACTTTAGCAGCTAAATGTCTCCATGAAGAAGCTATAAAGATATATCATGCTTTATATAAAGAAAATATAGAGGATGCAAGGTTAAAACTTTCTTATATAGTAGGAAGAGAAACTAAAGATTTAATTGAAAATGAAATAATAAGAGCAGATGTAGAAACAGTGGCAGAAAATGCATCCGATGGCATAATAGCACCGCTTTTTTATGCAATGATTGGTGGAGCCCCTTTAGCTATGATGTATAAAGGAATAAATACTATGGATTCTATGCTTGGATATTTAAATGATGAATATAAATATATAGGATTTTTTCCAGCTAAGGTAGATGATGTTTTTAATTTTATACCAGCAAGATTAACAGGAATATTAATGTGTATATCAGCGCCAGTAGTAGGGGGCAATCCATTTAAAAGTTTTAAAATAATGATAAGAGATAGAAAAAATCATAAAAGTCCTAATTGTGCCTATCCAGAAGGAGCTACAGCAGCAGCCTTAAAGATACAATTAGGAGGAACAAATGTATATTTTGGGCAAGTGGTAGAAAAACCTACTATAGGAGATAAAATAAAGGAATTAGCACCAATACACATAAAGGAAAGTATAAAACTTATGTATGCTAGTGAAGCATTAATGATAGTAATGTGCGCTATAATTTTTAAACTATATAGTTAG
- a CDS encoding cobyric acid synthase gives MAKIMIQGTASSVGKSLIVAALCRIFKQDGYSVCPFKSQNMSLNSYITLDGKEMGRAQVLQAYAAGLEPEVYMNPILLKPTSDKKCQIIVNGKVYGNSTAMGYHNLKLKFKDMLKEHFNKLEEDFDIVVMEGAGSPAEINLRDRDIVNMGIAELVDAPVLLVGDIDKGGVFASLAGTMLLLKEGEKERVKGTIINKFRGDVEILKPGLDMLEDIVHIPCLGVVPYTRLQLEDEDGAVEFNKKAYALIDIAVIKMPHISNFTDLDALKSEEDVSIRFITSKEEFKEPDLLIIPGSKNTIEDLLYLRQCGLEESIKEYSRDGKIIGICGGYQVLGSKIKDPYKMETDLGEIGGLNLLDMETTFEEEKVTTRVSAKLLNEEIENTVYGYEIHMGISKYGKNVTPLFKIYDKNGEKVDYFDGAINEKGNIMGAYIHGVFDGVAFREKIINELRDKKGLKRKKSQVYEHMREKELDKLADIVRQSLDMEKIYSIIGIK, from the coding sequence ATGGCTAAAATAATGATTCAGGGAACAGCATCTTCTGTAGGAAAAAGTCTTATAGTGGCTGCCCTTTGTAGAATATTTAAGCAGGATGGGTATAGTGTTTGTCCTTTTAAATCACAAAATATGTCTTTAAATTCTTATATAACTCTAGATGGAAAAGAAATGGGAAGAGCTCAAGTACTTCAAGCCTATGCAGCTGGTTTAGAGCCAGAGGTTTATATGAATCCTATACTTTTAAAGCCTACTTCAGATAAAAAATGTCAAATAATAGTTAATGGCAAAGTGTACGGAAATAGTACAGCTATGGGATATCATAATTTAAAATTAAAGTTTAAAGATATGCTAAAAGAGCATTTTAATAAATTAGAAGAAGATTTTGATATAGTTGTTATGGAAGGAGCAGGAAGTCCCGCAGAAATAAATTTAAGAGATAGAGATATAGTAAATATGGGTATTGCAGAACTTGTGGATGCTCCTGTACTTTTAGTTGGAGATATAGATAAAGGAGGAGTTTTCGCATCTTTAGCTGGAACTATGCTTCTTTTAAAAGAGGGAGAAAAGGAAAGAGTAAAAGGAACTATAATAAACAAATTTAGAGGAGACGTAGAAATACTAAAACCAGGTTTAGATATGTTAGAGGATATAGTACATATACCTTGTTTAGGGGTAGTCCCTTACACTAGATTACAGTTAGAGGATGAGGATGGAGCGGTAGAATTTAACAAAAAAGCCTATGCACTAATTGATATAGCTGTAATAAAAATGCCTCATATATCAAATTTTACAGATTTGGATGCTTTAAAATCAGAAGAGGATGTATCTATAAGATTTATAACTTCAAAAGAGGAATTTAAAGAGCCGGATCTATTAATAATACCAGGAAGTAAAAATACCATAGAAGACTTACTTTATTTAAGACAATGTGGATTAGAAGAAAGTATAAAAGAATATAGTAGAGATGGAAAAATAATCGGTATCTGTGGAGGATATCAAGTATTAGGTAGTAAAATTAAAGATCCATACAAAATGGAGACAGATTTAGGAGAGATTGGTGGATTAAATCTTTTAGATATGGAAACTACCTTTGAAGAGGAAAAGGTTACAACACGGGTTTCTGCAAAACTTCTAAATGAAGAAATAGAAAATACTGTTTATGGCTATGAAATACATATGGGAATAAGTAAATATGGTAAAAATGTTACTCCATTATTTAAAATCTATGATAAAAATGGAGAAAAAGTAGATTATTTTGATGGAGCCATAAATGAAAAAGGAAACATAATGGGGGCCTATATCCATGGGGTTTTTGATGGAGTGGCTTTTAGAGAAAAAATAATAAATGAATTGAGAGATAAAAAAGGTTTAAAAAGAAAAAAATCACAAGTATATGAACATATGAGAGAAAAAGAATTAGATAAGCTTGCAGATATAGTACGACAAAGTTTAGACATGGAAAAAATTTATTCTATTATAGGCATTAAGTAA
- the orr gene encoding ornithine racemase Orr, which yields MDKTCPYIEINLEKIAHNTKEIIKLCERKKLEPVIVTKIFCANNRITETIVNQGIRTVGDSRIKNLMRIKNINCKKLLLRIPMKSEVSKVIEYADISLNSELEVTKELSSFASMNNKVHEIILMVDLGDLREGVLPKDVMPLVEEIMKLSNIKLIGIGTNLTCYGAVMPDENNLGKLVSIKYKIEKEFKINVPIVSGGNSSSLYMLLNNSMPKGINQLRIGESLALGRETAFGKHLKNFYNDSFILKAEIIELKEKPSFPVGKIGVDAFGNKPTFEDKGIMRRAIVALGKQDILLDGLTPRDSKIEILGASSDHLLLDLTKCDKKYKIGNIIEFNMNYGCLLAAMTSPYIEKYCIDI from the coding sequence TTGGATAAAACATGTCCTTATATAGAAATTAATTTAGAAAAAATAGCTCATAACACTAAAGAAATAATTAAACTATGTGAAAGAAAGAAATTAGAACCTGTAATAGTAACTAAAATATTTTGTGCAAATAATAGAATAACTGAAACTATAGTAAATCAAGGAATTAGAACTGTTGGAGATTCTAGAATTAAAAATCTTATGAGGATAAAAAATATTAATTGTAAAAAACTTCTTTTACGTATTCCTATGAAAAGTGAGGTTTCAAAAGTTATAGAATATGCAGATATAAGTTTAAATTCTGAATTAGAAGTGACAAAAGAACTTTCTTCATTTGCATCAATGAATAATAAAGTTCATGAAATAATACTTATGGTAGATTTAGGGGATTTAAGAGAAGGAGTACTTCCAAAGGATGTAATGCCTTTAGTAGAAGAAATAATGAAGCTTTCTAATATTAAACTAATAGGAATAGGTACTAATCTTACTTGTTATGGTGCTGTAATGCCTGACGAAAATAATTTAGGAAAACTGGTGTCTATAAAATATAAAATAGAGAAGGAATTTAAAATAAATGTGCCAATAGTTTCAGGTGGAAATTCTAGTAGCCTATACATGCTATTAAATAATTCTATGCCTAAGGGCATAAATCAACTAAGGATAGGTGAATCACTAGCTTTAGGCAGAGAAACTGCATTTGGAAAACATTTAAAAAATTTTTATAATGACTCATTCATATTGAAAGCAGAAATAATAGAGCTAAAAGAAAAACCTTCTTTTCCAGTAGGAAAAATAGGGGTAGATGCTTTTGGAAACAAACCTACTTTTGAAGATAAAGGGATTATGAGAAGGGCAATTGTAGCATTAGGAAAACAGGATATACTTTTAGACGGACTTACTCCAAGAGATAGTAAAATAGAAATACTAGGAGCAAGCAGTGATCATTTATTGTTAGATTTAACTAAATGCGATAAAAAATATAAAATTGGAAATATAATAGAATTTAATATGAACTATGGATGCTTACTGGCAGCTATGACATCGCCATATATAGAAAAATATTGTATAGATATATAG